In Colwellia sp. PAMC 20917, a single genomic region encodes these proteins:
- the rlmF gene encoding 23S rRNA (adenine(1618)-N(6))-methyltransferase RlmF: MPLKQNLHPSNRHNNGYDFLALCQSLPTLKPFVHTNKYQNLSIDFANAKAVKALNQALLKYHYQVNQWDIPTGYLCPPIPGRVDYIHYLADLLAISLPATSTLKESKVSVLDIGAGASCIYAILGQREYQWQFTCTDIDPTSIKVAKQIISADKSFKKSITCRLQPNSSQIFNGIIEEDDRFELTMCNPPFHRSLAEATRGSARKVKNLAANKKTFNPSLTTSPSVPLNFGGQNAELWCEGGELAFINQMIKESKSIQKQVLWFTCLVSKKDHISQLKQTLNKSKAKQIKVVDMAQGQKISRFIAWSFLDESQQKNWFNLV, encoded by the coding sequence GTGCCATTAAAACAAAACCTTCATCCAAGCAACCGCCATAACAACGGTTATGATTTTTTAGCATTGTGCCAGTCGTTACCGACATTAAAACCCTTTGTTCATACCAATAAATATCAGAATTTATCTATTGATTTTGCCAATGCAAAGGCGGTAAAAGCACTTAATCAGGCATTATTAAAATATCACTATCAAGTAAATCAATGGGATATACCTACGGGGTATTTATGTCCACCTATTCCTGGCAGAGTCGACTATATTCATTATCTTGCTGATTTATTAGCAATATCACTCCCAGCAACTTCAACCTTAAAGGAAAGCAAAGTATCAGTACTTGATATAGGCGCCGGGGCAAGTTGCATTTATGCTATTTTAGGTCAACGTGAATATCAATGGCAGTTTACTTGCACCGATATAGACCCGACGTCCATTAAAGTTGCCAAACAAATAATCTCTGCTGACAAGTCGTTTAAAAAATCGATTACTTGTCGCTTACAGCCAAATTCTTCACAAATATTTAATGGCATCATTGAAGAAGATGATCGCTTTGAATTAACCATGTGTAACCCACCTTTTCATCGTTCATTGGCTGAGGCAACAAGAGGGTCAGCTCGGAAAGTCAAAAATTTAGCGGCAAATAAAAAAACGTTCAACCCCTCCCTAACAACCAGCCCCAGTGTACCGTTAAATTTTGGCGGTCAAAATGCGGAATTATGGTGCGAAGGTGGCGAGCTTGCCTTTATTAATCAGATGATAAAAGAAAGTAAATCTATCCAAAAACAAGTGCTATGGTTTACCTGCTTAGTGTCAAAAAAAGACCACATTAGCCAACTAAAGCAGACGCTTAATAAGTCGAAAGCCAAACAAATAAAAGTTGTAGATATGGCGCAAGGACAAAAAATCAGTCGTTTTATTGCTTGGAGTTTTCTCGATGAAAGCCAGCAAAAAAATTGGTTTAATTTGGTTTAA
- a CDS encoding RNA-guided endonuclease InsQ/TnpB family protein, whose amino-acid sequence MRKTLRYNYRLKPTAEQEVKLIEFGAYARGVWNLLLSENMRRYRYDKTFLFYNEMASLIKDLKMFDEFSWLKDFDSVASQQVARDLETALKNSFNKGRLQKFPTFKVSFKQKKLHDDSYRSVNTNENIRLENNGITIPKIGTVKIALHRKLKSKIKSATFNMRHGKWYVSLTQKVECKSKKQVLSTLVGYDINSQYTVVGSNGLYVENPKVFKKSSTKLKQIQVQLSRRKKGSNRWHKTKSRLNKIHGKISSQRLAFAHEVSCSIAKSSDIIVFEDLNVKGMQQFNGQMVNDNVMGMITELTRYKAELNGVVYHEIGRFVKSSGICYGCKYEHKFDLSVREFSCESCGLVQCRDLAAAKSVADTGEKELIANGILARALPKFQQKSPSKMKVFEQSKFGVGSEKKEAA is encoded by the coding sequence ATGAGAAAGACGCTCAGATACAATTATCGGCTCAAGCCGACGGCAGAACAAGAAGTCAAACTCATTGAGTTTGGAGCATACGCCCGTGGCGTATGGAACTTGTTGCTATCTGAAAATATGCGTCGATATCGGTACGATAAAACATTTCTTTTTTACAATGAAATGGCATCGCTGATAAAAGATTTAAAAATGTTCGATGAATTCTCATGGCTCAAAGATTTTGACTCTGTGGCTTCACAACAAGTGGCTCGTGACCTTGAAACAGCACTAAAGAATTCATTCAATAAAGGCAGGCTTCAAAAGTTTCCGACTTTCAAGGTCAGCTTTAAGCAGAAGAAACTTCACGATGATAGCTACCGCTCGGTCAATACGAATGAAAATATAAGACTGGAAAATAACGGCATCACTATTCCAAAAATTGGTACGGTTAAAATTGCACTTCATCGTAAACTTAAAAGTAAAATCAAGTCAGCAACCTTCAATATGAGGCACGGGAAGTGGTACGTTTCACTGACTCAAAAAGTCGAGTGCAAGAGTAAAAAGCAAGTGCTATCAACACTTGTGGGCTATGACATCAACAGCCAATATACGGTTGTTGGCTCAAATGGTCTGTACGTTGAAAACCCGAAAGTTTTTAAGAAGTCATCAACGAAATTAAAACAAATTCAAGTCCAGTTGAGCCGTCGTAAGAAAGGTTCGAATCGCTGGCACAAAACAAAATCACGTTTAAACAAAATTCACGGGAAAATCTCTAGCCAACGCCTAGCGTTCGCTCACGAAGTATCATGCTCGATAGCCAAGAGTAGCGATATTATCGTGTTTGAGGATTTAAACGTGAAAGGAATGCAGCAATTTAATGGCCAGATGGTGAATGATAATGTGATGGGAATGATCACTGAATTAACCAGGTATAAGGCTGAATTAAATGGCGTTGTTTACCATGAAATTGGTCGGTTTGTGAAATCTTCCGGCATTTGCTATGGATGTAAGTATGAGCATAAATTCGATTTGAGTGTGCGAGAATTTTCCTGTGAGAGCTGTGGATTAGTACAGTGCAGAGATTTAGCAGCAGCTAAATCTGTTGCAGACACAGGCGAAAAAGAGTTAATAGCTAATGGGATATTAGCTAGGGCGTTGCCCAAATTTCAGCAGAAATCACCTTCTAAAATGAAAGTCTTTGAGCAATCAAAGTTTGGTGTGGGATCTGAGAAAAAAGAAGCAGCCTAG
- a CDS encoding tRNA (adenine(22)-N(1))-methyltransferase, translated as MRNISQRLQKIDDMVSTHYQSIWDCCCDHGLLGLTLLKRQTADTVHFVDILPSLTTHLESLLQKHFSTDDYIQAWQVHCIDVAKLPLAIQNKQLVIIAGVGGELLISFIESIITNFQQNSLVPPTSEIEFIVCPVHYNYPVRQTLIAHNFSLLDECIVTENKRCYEIIHVKKQFSASADIDNPLNKISPTGDKMWDLSIKSHQQYLAKTIGHYKRLLLAAKDNEKQSINRIIEQYSSLIS; from the coding sequence ATGAGAAACATTAGTCAACGATTGCAAAAAATAGATGATATGGTCAGTACTCACTATCAAAGCATTTGGGATTGCTGCTGTGATCATGGTTTACTGGGACTAACATTATTAAAGCGCCAAACAGCTGACACCGTTCATTTTGTCGATATTCTTCCCTCATTAACCACGCATCTTGAGTCATTATTACAAAAGCACTTTAGTACAGACGACTATATTCAAGCTTGGCAGGTCCATTGTATTGATGTCGCAAAGCTACCGTTGGCAATACAAAATAAACAGTTAGTTATTATTGCTGGCGTTGGTGGAGAGCTACTCATTAGTTTTATTGAAAGTATCATCACTAATTTTCAGCAAAACTCGCTCGTCCCCCCAACAAGTGAAATAGAGTTTATTGTTTGCCCCGTACATTACAACTACCCTGTAAGACAAACCCTAATAGCTCATAATTTTTCTTTACTGGATGAATGCATCGTTACTGAAAACAAACGTTGCTATGAAATTATCCATGTCAAAAAACAGTTTAGTGCATCTGCCGATATTGATAACCCTTTAAATAAAATATCACCTACCGGTGATAAAATGTGGGATTTGTCGATTAAATCACATCAACAATATTTAGCGAAAACCATTGGCCATTATAAGCGTCTGTTACTGGCAGCAAAAGATAATGAGAAACAATCGATTAACCGTATTATTGAACAATACTCTTCCCTTATATCCTAG
- a CDS encoding YajD family HNH nuclease: protein MSSDTLGASLNYKAKEKGYRDRALKLFPWVCGRCAREFVYSNLMELTVHHVDHDHTNNPNDGSNWELLCIYCHDNEHAKYTDHAKYKTEVIAGDTNQDTATYNPFADLKSMLKK, encoded by the coding sequence ATGTCCTCTGATACCTTAGGCGCAAGCCTTAATTACAAAGCTAAAGAAAAGGGTTATCGTGATCGTGCCCTCAAATTATTTCCTTGGGTCTGTGGCCGCTGTGCTCGAGAGTTTGTTTATTCAAACCTTATGGAGTTAACTGTGCATCATGTTGATCACGACCATACTAATAATCCAAATGATGGAAGTAATTGGGAACTGTTATGTATTTACTGTCACGATAACGAACACGCTAAATATACAGATCACGCTAAATATAAAACAGAAGTTATTGCCGGTGATACTAATCAAGATACGGCAACCTATAATCCATTTGCTGACTTGAAATCAATGCTTAAGAAATAA
- the hpf gene encoding ribosome hibernation-promoting factor, HPF/YfiA family yields the protein MKINISGHHVEITEGIQQSIEDKFKKVAKHYPSLTSISAIITVEPHQQKLEVSTHYEGNEISVTASGKELYAAIASAAKKMEAALAHRKGVLAAKLHKKYEVEQSDAFLPVE from the coding sequence ATGAAAATAAATATTTCCGGTCACCATGTTGAAATTACTGAAGGTATCCAGCAGTCAATTGAGGACAAGTTTAAAAAAGTTGCTAAGCATTACCCAAGTCTCACTTCTATTAGCGCAATTATTACCGTCGAGCCTCATCAACAAAAATTAGAAGTTTCTACTCACTATGAAGGTAATGAGATCTCCGTAACGGCATCAGGAAAAGAGTTGTACGCTGCTATTGCAAGTGCCGCTAAAAAGATGGAAGCAGCCCTCGCTCACCGCAAAGGTGTCTTAGCTGCAAAATTACATAAAAAATATGAAGTTGAACAATCAGATGCATTTTTACCTGTGGAATAA
- a CDS encoding GNAT family N-acetyltransferase, protein MSLFDQDKKTVKWEQFLKSGNRIFIGSNAAVPNALIDDLIANSAKLHDIETVHILTLSDNKWATPEHKDLFKVNALFIGGKNIREAIAEGRADYTPSFISDIPRLFRENVLPLDAALIMVSPPDEYGYCSLGVSVDIVSSAVKSAKYVIAQINSKMPRTNGHSFVHVNQIHAWLEADQTLPVLAQPSIDRVAEQVGQYVSMLIEDGSTLQIGIGKIPEAVLRYLANHKDLGIHSEMISDGVIDLIRSGVINNRKKTFHKGKAVLTFCMGTQRLYDFVDGNPHVEFYPSEHVNSPVNIAKNDNMVSINSAIEVDLTGQVVSDSIGYQFYSGIGGQVDFVRGASLSKGGKPIIALPSTTKDGKTSRIVAHITEGGGVVTSRGHVSYVVTEYGIASLLGKSIRERALELIRIAHPKFREQLLKDVRKNYWVPEYQESSPTSVPELGEIELKKFTFEDINYYLRPLAPADERRLQEFFYSHTKETLIMRYNHHATQMTRENACKLVSVDQHKDLALCFTQRTNLADVIHAVGRYYFIESHNCGEVAFVISEHKRGKGMAKTLLDEIIKIATLRKLDKLIACVRRDNAPMLKVFEKAGFLRKYSEEMDELNLELQLTASTIAEIEEQS, encoded by the coding sequence ATGTCATTATTCGACCAAGATAAGAAAACAGTAAAATGGGAACAATTCTTAAAATCAGGTAATCGCATTTTCATTGGCTCTAATGCCGCTGTACCAAACGCCTTAATCGACGATTTAATTGCCAACAGTGCAAAATTGCATGACATTGAAACGGTTCATATATTAACGCTTTCAGATAATAAGTGGGCAACACCTGAGCACAAAGATTTATTCAAAGTAAATGCGCTATTTATTGGTGGTAAAAATATTCGCGAAGCCATCGCAGAAGGCAGAGCTGACTATACACCGAGCTTTATTTCTGATATTCCCCGTTTATTTCGTGAAAATGTTTTACCACTTGATGCGGCATTAATTATGGTTAGTCCGCCAGATGAATATGGTTATTGTTCACTTGGCGTGAGCGTAGACATAGTGTCGTCGGCAGTAAAATCAGCAAAATATGTTATTGCACAAATCAATTCAAAAATGCCACGAACGAATGGACATAGTTTTGTTCATGTTAATCAAATTCATGCTTGGTTAGAGGCAGATCAAACTCTTCCTGTTTTAGCACAACCGAGTATTGACCGAGTGGCAGAGCAAGTAGGTCAATATGTTTCTATGCTCATTGAAGATGGCTCAACCCTGCAAATAGGTATAGGAAAAATTCCTGAAGCGGTCTTACGCTATTTAGCGAACCATAAAGATTTAGGCATTCATAGTGAGATGATCTCTGATGGCGTAATCGACTTAATACGTTCGGGTGTTATTAACAACCGTAAAAAGACCTTTCACAAAGGAAAAGCCGTGTTAACTTTTTGTATGGGAACGCAGCGACTCTACGATTTTGTTGATGGTAACCCCCATGTTGAATTCTATCCTTCAGAGCATGTTAACTCTCCGGTAAATATTGCTAAAAATGATAATATGGTTTCTATTAATAGCGCTATAGAAGTAGATTTGACTGGTCAGGTCGTTTCAGATTCTATTGGTTATCAATTTTATAGTGGTATTGGTGGTCAAGTCGATTTTGTACGTGGCGCGTCATTGAGTAAAGGTGGTAAACCCATTATTGCGCTGCCCTCGACAACAAAAGATGGAAAAACCTCTCGTATTGTTGCCCATATTACCGAAGGTGGTGGTGTGGTCACTTCTCGCGGTCATGTCTCTTATGTTGTTACTGAATATGGTATTGCTTCATTATTAGGGAAAAGTATCCGTGAACGGGCATTAGAACTTATTCGTATTGCTCATCCAAAATTTCGCGAGCAACTTTTAAAAGATGTCAGGAAAAACTATTGGGTGCCAGAATATCAAGAGAGCTCGCCAACCTCAGTACCTGAATTAGGCGAAATAGAACTCAAAAAATTTACCTTTGAAGACATTAATTATTATTTACGCCCCTTAGCTCCCGCTGACGAACGTCGTTTACAGGAGTTTTTCTATTCGCATACCAAAGAAACCTTGATCATGCGTTATAACCATCATGCCACACAAATGACCCGTGAAAACGCTTGTAAGTTAGTCAGTGTCGACCAACATAAAGATTTAGCCTTGTGCTTTACTCAGCGCACTAATTTAGCTGATGTTATCCATGCCGTTGGTCGCTACTACTTCATCGAAAGTCATAATTGTGGTGAAGTAGCTTTCGTTATCAGCGAGCATAAACGTGGTAAAGGAATGGCAAAAACCTTATTAGATGAAATAATAAAAATTGCTACCCTACGTAAGCTAGACAAGCTCATTGCCTGTGTAAGACGAGATAATGCGCCAATGTTAAAGGTCTTTGAAAAAGCAGGATTTCTTCGAAAATATTCTGAAGAGATGGACGAACTCAATTTAGAATTACAATTAACAGCATCAACAATAGCAGAAATAGAGGAACAATCATGA
- a CDS encoding histone deacetylase family protein: MTVGVIGHHKCNGHSMGDYHPESPKRLGAIQDQLIRSGLEYVIRQYDATPIDRDLISLAHDDKYIQYIFDNAPKTSDQDAIFRLDDDTSMNADTLPAALLSAGAAINAVDLVMDKTLTAAFCATRPPGHHAEYDKGMGFCFFNNIAIAAAYAKKKYKLERVAIVDFDVHHGNGTEDIIKRATANGKEQGYLFCSSYQYPFYPFEMQESDTPPIINTPLPATCKGPEFRAAISKHWLPALEKFKPQIIFISAGFDAHIEDEMSQISLTECDYRWVTDELKTIADKYSEGRIISMLEGGYALSALGRSVVEHMKGLISNQ; encoded by the coding sequence ATGACAGTAGGTGTAATTGGTCATCATAAATGTAATGGGCACAGTATGGGGGATTATCATCCAGAAAGCCCAAAAAGACTGGGGGCGATTCAAGATCAGTTGATCCGCAGTGGTCTTGAATATGTTATCCGCCAATATGATGCTACACCTATCGACCGAGATCTCATTTCACTTGCTCACGATGACAAGTATATCCAATATATTTTTGATAATGCCCCAAAAACAAGCGATCAAGATGCCATTTTTCGCCTTGATGATGATACCAGCATGAATGCTGATACCTTACCAGCTGCCTTATTATCGGCTGGTGCAGCGATTAATGCCGTTGATTTAGTGATGGATAAAACCTTAACGGCCGCTTTTTGTGCTACGCGCCCTCCTGGGCATCATGCTGAATATGATAAAGGTATGGGGTTTTGTTTTTTTAATAATATTGCTATCGCAGCCGCTTACGCAAAGAAAAAATATAAACTAGAACGTGTCGCGATCGTAGATTTTGACGTACATCATGGTAATGGCACCGAAGATATTATTAAAAGAGCCACCGCTAATGGCAAAGAACAAGGTTACTTATTTTGTTCAAGCTACCAGTACCCTTTTTATCCTTTTGAAATGCAAGAAAGTGATACGCCACCTATTATCAACACCCCCTTACCTGCCACTTGCAAAGGCCCTGAGTTTAGAGCGGCGATAAGTAAGCATTGGTTGCCGGCTTTAGAGAAATTTAAACCGCAAATTATTTTCATTTCTGCTGGTTTTGACGCTCATATCGAAGATGAAATGTCGCAAATTAGCCTGACTGAGTGTGATTACCGTTGGGTAACGGATGAACTTAAGACCATTGCTGATAAGTACAGCGAAGGTCGAATAATATCAATGCTTGAAGGGGGCTATGCTTTAAGTGCTTTAGGACGAAGTGTCGTTGAACATATGAAAGGTTTAATCAGTAATCAGTAA
- a CDS encoding transposase, giving the protein MEYQTNSHCKHLIDLHLILVVKYRKQLLFGDMGEFVKQAVLDISDSSDFSVEEIEVDKEHIHILLIIYSLKIKALRVHKPINYVL; this is encoded by the coding sequence GTGGAATATCAAACGAATTCACATTGTAAGCACCTAATTGATCTGCATTTAATTCTCGTGGTTAAATATCGAAAGCAACTACTTTTTGGCGATATGGGAGAGTTTGTAAAGCAGGCTGTTTTAGACATATCAGATAGTTCTGACTTTTCAGTTGAGGAGATTGAAGTAGACAAGGAGCACATCCATATACTTCTGATAATTTATTCTCTAAAGATAAAGGCGTTACGGGTACACAAACCCATAAATTACGTACTTTAA
- the yegD gene encoding molecular chaperone: protein MIGFDYGTSNCAVAVMESGQPKILSLGEHGKYIPSTLYAPSRDIISHWLCQQLSEEQQLLFKQQRVGPLQKGQNVLRELKLDGIPSELSFGQAALNLYLEDPEEGYYIKSPKSFLGASGLVDSQINLFEDIVAAMMSNIKTLAEENQQKEITQTVIGRPINFQGLKGEESNRQALTILTNAAKRVGYKSVEFQYEPVAAGFEYEASLQEETKVLVVDIGGGTTDCSMLLMGPQFKSSTSREQHLLAHTGVRIGGNDFDIQLALKGIMPSLGMNDTLKTGKPMPVNSFNQAVAINNINEQTNFYSQANYRYLQTLQRDAKQPEVFSRLLKVHQQKLSHLIVNGAEQAKIGLTEQDSQSIYLDELADNLKVEVNRALMLKASSSQLKQIAQLMNECVVQANCQPDVIFVTGGSAKSPVLNQFLREQMPNTPVIAGDHFGSVTVGLARWAEKVFQ, encoded by the coding sequence ATGATAGGTTTTGATTACGGCACTTCAAATTGTGCTGTCGCAGTAATGGAAAGTGGCCAGCCGAAGATATTATCTTTAGGCGAGCATGGTAAGTATATTCCTTCAACACTATACGCACCAAGTCGAGACATTATTTCTCATTGGTTATGTCAACAATTAAGTGAAGAGCAACAGCTGCTGTTCAAACAACAGCGGGTTGGTCCGTTACAAAAAGGTCAGAATGTATTACGAGAGCTAAAGCTCGATGGCATTCCTAGTGAATTATCGTTTGGCCAAGCCGCGCTGAATCTATACTTAGAAGATCCCGAAGAAGGTTATTACATTAAGTCACCAAAATCCTTTTTAGGGGCGAGTGGTTTGGTTGATAGCCAAATTAACTTGTTCGAAGATATTGTTGCTGCAATGATGAGCAACATAAAAACATTGGCTGAAGAAAACCAGCAAAAAGAAATAACGCAGACTGTTATTGGCAGACCGATTAATTTTCAAGGATTAAAAGGTGAAGAAAGTAATCGCCAAGCGTTAACGATATTAACTAATGCAGCTAAACGAGTCGGTTATAAGAGTGTAGAATTTCAATATGAGCCAGTTGCCGCCGGTTTTGAATATGAAGCAAGTTTGCAAGAAGAAACGAAAGTTTTAGTTGTTGATATAGGTGGTGGTACTACTGATTGCTCAATGTTATTGATGGGACCACAATTTAAAAGTAGTACATCAAGAGAGCAACATTTGCTTGCGCACACCGGTGTTCGTATTGGCGGTAATGATTTCGATATTCAATTAGCGCTCAAGGGAATAATGCCGAGCCTAGGGATGAATGATACGTTAAAAACGGGTAAACCTATGCCTGTTAATAGTTTTAATCAAGCTGTGGCCATTAATAATATTAACGAGCAAACTAATTTTTACAGTCAAGCCAATTATCGTTATTTGCAAACGCTGCAACGCGATGCTAAACAGCCTGAGGTATTTTCCCGTTTGTTAAAGGTTCACCAGCAAAAATTAAGTCACCTTATTGTTAATGGTGCAGAGCAAGCAAAAATAGGCTTAACCGAACAAGACTCTCAGTCAATATACCTAGATGAATTAGCTGATAATTTAAAAGTAGAAGTTAATCGTGCCTTGATGTTGAAAGCAAGCTCTTCACAATTGAAGCAAATTGCTCAATTGATGAATGAATGTGTTGTGCAAGCTAATTGCCAACCTGATGTGATTTTTGTTACTGGAGGCTCAGCAAAGTCACCGGTGCTAAACCAATTTTTACGTGAGCAAATGCCAAATACGCCGGTGATTGCTGGCGATCACTTTGGCAGTGTAACCGTTGGCTTAGCGCGCTGGGCAGAAAAAGTATTTCAATAG
- a CDS encoding DUF2956 domain-containing protein, with amino-acid sequence MLDKHSPEVQEQAIKIAKSIQKPKQTKEQTKLIAQGIEKGIAEYKKQQSKKSRIRDKAKKSLLREKNNQEKSTEACPQEIPPKRALYLPWLLLVISWIGFILFSQ; translated from the coding sequence ATGTTAGATAAACACTCTCCTGAAGTACAAGAACAAGCAATAAAAATAGCTAAAAGCATACAAAAGCCTAAACAAACGAAGGAGCAAACTAAACTTATTGCCCAAGGTATTGAGAAAGGTATTGCTGAATATAAGAAGCAGCAGAGTAAAAAATCTCGCATACGTGATAAGGCCAAAAAATCATTACTGAGAGAAAAGAACAATCAAGAAAAAAGCACTGAAGCTTGCCCTCAAGAGATACCACCTAAAAGGGCACTTTACTTACCTTGGTTGCTTTTAGTCATCAGCTGGATTGGTTTTATTCTTTTCAGTCAATGA
- the hppD gene encoding 4-hydroxyphenylpyruvate dioxygenase, giving the protein MTDVKNPLNLRGIEFTEYATPDSDFMENAFYGFGFSKTKKFKGRDIDYFNQNDIHFLLNNEKAGFSKEFAKSHGPAICSMGWRVDDADFAFEEAIKRGAKSAANEDNKLPYPAIFGIGDSLIYFIEKFAASTTNPGSIYEDDFEAIDAPVINEDKGFLRVDHLTNNVHQGTMEHWANFYKDIFGFTDVRYFDIKGEKTALISYALASPCGTFCLPINEGKGKKNNQIDEYLDEYNGPGVQHLAFISDDLVGSLDKLDKNIIDTLDIVPEYYDDVFKRIPWVKEDHKRIQDHQILVDSQKENSYLLQIFTKNIFGPIFIEMIQRVDDQGFGEGNFTALFKSIELNQMEKGTV; this is encoded by the coding sequence ATGACTGATGTAAAAAATCCACTTAACCTTCGTGGTATAGAATTCACTGAATATGCGACACCCGATTCAGATTTTATGGAAAACGCTTTTTATGGTTTTGGTTTTTCAAAAACGAAAAAGTTTAAAGGTCGTGATATCGATTACTTTAATCAAAATGATATTCATTTTTTATTAAACAATGAAAAAGCAGGCTTTTCAAAAGAATTTGCTAAAAGCCATGGTCCTGCTATTTGCTCTATGGGCTGGCGTGTAGACGATGCTGATTTTGCTTTTGAAGAAGCGATTAAGCGTGGTGCTAAATCTGCGGCTAACGAAGACAACAAATTACCCTATCCAGCTATTTTTGGTATTGGTGACAGTTTAATTTATTTTATTGAGAAATTTGCAGCATCAACGACTAATCCGGGTTCTATCTACGAAGATGACTTTGAAGCGATTGACGCTCCGGTTATTAACGAAGATAAAGGTTTTTTACGTGTTGATCATTTAACGAACAATGTTCATCAAGGTACGATGGAGCATTGGGCTAATTTCTATAAAGATATTTTTGGCTTTACCGATGTGCGCTACTTTGATATCAAAGGTGAGAAAACTGCACTAATCTCATACGCGTTAGCGTCGCCTTGTGGCACTTTCTGCTTACCAATTAATGAAGGTAAGGGTAAGAAGAATAACCAAATCGATGAGTACTTAGATGAGTATAACGGTCCTGGTGTTCAGCATTTAGCCTTTATCAGTGATGACTTAGTTGGTTCTTTAGACAAGTTAGATAAAAATATTATTGATACCCTTGATATCGTCCCTGAGTATTATGATGACGTATTTAAACGCATTCCTTGGGTTAAAGAAGATCATAAACGCATTCAAGATCATCAAATTCTTGTCGATAGCCAAAAAGAAAACTCGTATTTATTACAAATTTTCACTAAAAATATTTTTGGCCCAATCTTTATCGAAATGATCCAACGTGTTGACGACCAAGGTTTTGGAGAAGGCAATTTTACCGCTTTGTTTAAATCTATTGAGCTTAACCAAATGGAAAAAGGTACCGTTTAA
- a CDS encoding DUF808 domain-containing protein — MAGSSLLTLLDDIATVLDDVAILSKVAAKKTAGVLGDDLALNAEQVSGVKAERELPVVWAVAKGSLLNKLIIVPTALVISAFAPPLITLLLVIGGLFLCFEGFEKVFHKFFQHNDNSSQDQKEAHQKKLLALADENVDLVAFEEKKIKGAIRTDFILSAEIVVIALGTVQEAAFEVQVAVVSGLALAITFGVYGLVAAIVKLDDLGLYLLRKSVSGRFNAIQRALGRGLLIFAPALMKTLTVVGTIAMFLVGGGILVHSFSWLHKQVHHLVEFLANTFGAIAEIIVPILTEGIIGIIAGGLVLLVVTLVKSLKKAH, encoded by the coding sequence TTGGCCGGATCAAGTTTATTAACCTTACTCGATGATATTGCAACAGTACTTGATGATGTCGCTATCTTATCAAAAGTCGCAGCAAAGAAAACAGCTGGCGTATTAGGGGATGATTTAGCACTGAATGCTGAGCAGGTCTCAGGAGTTAAAGCTGAACGTGAATTACCGGTAGTTTGGGCTGTTGCTAAAGGGTCGCTGTTAAACAAACTTATCATTGTGCCTACCGCTTTAGTTATTAGTGCTTTTGCGCCGCCCTTAATTACTCTCTTGCTTGTTATTGGCGGGCTGTTTTTATGCTTTGAAGGTTTTGAAAAGGTCTTCCATAAATTCTTCCAACATAATGATAATTCATCTCAAGATCAAAAAGAGGCACATCAAAAAAAGTTGTTAGCTTTAGCCGATGAAAACGTAGATTTAGTCGCCTTTGAAGAGAAAAAAATTAAAGGTGCCATCCGTACTGATTTTATATTATCAGCAGAAATTGTTGTTATTGCTTTAGGCACAGTTCAAGAGGCTGCCTTTGAAGTTCAAGTTGCGGTCGTTTCTGGACTTGCCCTAGCAATAACCTTTGGTGTTTATGGGCTTGTTGCCGCTATCGTTAAACTTGACGACTTAGGCTTATACTTATTAAGAAAGTCTGTTTCGGGGCGCTTTAATGCCATTCAACGAGCTTTAGGGCGCGGTTTACTTATTTTTGCCCCGGCATTAATGAAAACGCTGACAGTGGTTGGTACTATTGCAATGTTCTTGGTAGGCGGTGGTATTTTGGTCCATAGTTTTTCATGGTTGCATAAGCAGGTACATCATCTGGTTGAATTTCTGGCGAACACTTTTGGGGCGATCGCTGAAATTATAGTACCGATATTAACCGAAGGTATCATAGGTATTATTGCCGGAGGCTTAGTGTTATTAGTCGTAACATTAGTAAAGTCACTTAAAAAAGCCCATTAA